One window of Nocardia sp. NBC_00508 genomic DNA carries:
- a CDS encoding SAF domain-containing protein, which produces MTRALADLGRGGWNPSGWQRPPWADVVLARRLLAAALAVLAAVLFVRGDPDAERMPILVAARDLEPGRLLEEGDLRSAPREAGTLPAGAVGDPAALLGATLTGAMRQGEVFTDLRVIGPRLAAAATGARDARIVPIRLADTAVADILRAGDRVDVIGAEDSNGPGTRPARTLATDAAVILVSGQADERGAAERVVLVAMDADHATAVAGASLRTALAVVFH; this is translated from the coding sequence ATGACTCGCGCACTCGCCGACCTCGGCCGAGGTGGCTGGAATCCCTCCGGATGGCAGCGCCCGCCATGGGCCGACGTCGTCCTGGCCCGACGGCTACTCGCCGCCGCCCTCGCTGTACTCGCGGCCGTCCTCTTCGTGCGTGGTGACCCGGACGCCGAGCGCATGCCGATCCTCGTCGCGGCCCGGGATCTGGAGCCGGGACGGCTCCTCGAAGAGGGCGACCTGCGCTCGGCGCCACGCGAAGCGGGCACGCTGCCCGCGGGCGCGGTCGGCGACCCGGCCGCTCTCCTCGGCGCGACACTGACCGGCGCGATGCGTCAGGGCGAGGTTTTCACCGACCTGCGCGTCATCGGTCCACGGCTGGCCGCGGCGGCCACCGGAGCACGCGACGCCAGGATCGTGCCCATCCGTCTCGCCGACACCGCGGTCGCGGACATCCTCCGTGCGGGCGATCGCGTCGACGTGATCGGCGCCGAAGACTCGAACGGCCCCGGTACCCGGCCTGCCCGCACCCTGGCCACCGACGCCGCCGTCATCTTGGTCTCGGGACAGGCCGACGAACGAGGCGCCGCCGAACGCGTGGTCTTGGTCGCGATGGACGCCGACCACGCCACCGCC
- a CDS encoding FmdB family zinc ribbon protein has product MPTYSYACTQCDNRFDIVQSFTDEALSVCSECSGKLRKLFNSVGIVFKGSGFYRTDSRGGSSTASEPAKTDSGSSSSSDSSTGSTAATSTAVAS; this is encoded by the coding sequence GTGCCAACTTACTCGTACGCGTGCACCCAGTGTGACAACCGCTTCGACATCGTTCAGTCCTTCACCGACGAAGCTCTGAGCGTCTGCTCGGAGTGCTCGGGGAAGCTGCGCAAGCTGTTCAACTCGGTCGGCATCGTCTTCAAGGGCAGCGGCTTCTACCGCACCGACAGCCGCGGCGGCTCGTCCACCGCGAGCGAGCCCGCCAAGACCGACAGCGGCTCGAGTTCGTCCTCCGACTCGTCCACCGGTTCCACCGCGGCCACCAGCACGGCCGTAGCCAGCTGA